Proteins from one Megalops cyprinoides isolate fMegCyp1 chromosome 11, fMegCyp1.pri, whole genome shotgun sequence genomic window:
- the fam160a2 gene encoding FTS and Hook-interacting protein homolog, which yields MSWLSRLTPRGPGGRSSRNAPPSSPVTADPETCLMVFENHWRQVSWVLDQRDSGPGVGDDLAAVRNHTDQMMCLLAEEPPVAAGGGSDVGDGPAAGPILELVAAENILDRLVQWHLRRGLDPDSQGALLKLFEMLIGRSQQPLLQHAALLQPLLCLLGACADPQLGCPPAVEDSLVLLLNQVCVSLARQPAVLELLFQTGPAQQGPTNMLIFSLLVPFIHRDGAIGQQARDALLLVMATSASNQAVAGYIAENSYFCPVLATGLSALYSSLPRKIEVRGDDWHALRREDWMGVSSLVLFMNSLEFCNAVIQVSHPLVRRQLVDYVHNGFLVPVMGPALHKSSVEEMIASTAYLDLFLRSVTETALLKTFLRFVLLHRHDNATILDTLLTRISSNSRLCMVSLSLFRTLLSLNCEDLMLQLVLRYLLPCTHVMLSQRRAVRETDLYAKSADKFLSLIPECCRLDTAPSADREDDPAPWGKVPGSPSAESPVHPKPSTPSRLALFIRQQGSGGGVTPASGPETTPGSPRGGPATPLSPDSPVHQAAEGQDSGESGYLEYLRDARKGIELCAWGCRDWSAPYDGENPSPNSAPLPPPPPPANPSFQPGGTNHSSSASGPASADSGQQRAAVVAAARSEWSSSDRDSGEWDITISKNCISLTPRTKKRSLQAEAPLKHAPLPSAYPLPPSSCSASQQPLPPAGPQIQQALCNGTVQGDVFQDGQDGGMEVKKVKRDPDEGGSTADVEQNGGASVCPPESCNPLRGAQGHGGARGGQQQGVPQGCHSQPALLPPQAPPSAASPAPVSAPSLPEQAVSRGLESVESLIEELLERAPAAPGPGDSGGQGISIEAFHQELRELEEHVRERRAAACLPEEGPRDAPAASAAGEEDPPPSPLDSETKPESSAPEVFSPARPLGQPLSQPYTGPFVAVLFAKLECMLQNSLYVNILLTGILAQLACYPQPLLRSFLLNTNMVFQPSVKSLIQVLGSVKNRIEAFAATQEDFSVMLRKARRYLVARGKLEWGDSMAMGVPNLRRSDSLVKSRKTSLGDLLLRHAHSPTRARQAAQLALAHVRDGGHSLHSALFRGAGGGAAAAGAGSGLERQAEALRVKNAVYSAVVFTEFLKELAALAQEHAVAMPFPRSQGAEE from the exons ATGAGCTGGTTGAGCCGGCTGACCCCGCGGGGCCCTGGGGGCCGGTCCAGCCGAAACGCTCCCCCCTCCAGCCCCGTGACCGCGGACCCGGAGACCTGCCTCATGGTCTTCGAGAACCACTggagacag gtGTCTTGGGTGCTGGATCAGCGGGATTCCGGGCCGGGCGTCGGGGACGACCTCGCCGCCGTGCGGAACCACACAGACCAGATGATGTGCCTGCTGGCGGAGGAGCCGCCGGTGGCGGCGGGCGGCGGCAGCGACGTGGGGGACGGCCCCGCCGCGGGCCCCATCCTGGAGCTGGTGGCGGCGGAGAACATCCTGGACCGGCTGGTGCAGTGGCACCTGCGGCGTGGCCTGGACCCCGACAGCCAGGGGGCGCTGCTCAAGCTCTTCGAGATGCTGATCGGCcgctcccagcagcccctgctccAGCACGCGGCCCTGCTGCAGCCGCTGCTGTGCCTGCTGGGGGCCTGCGCAGACCCGCAGCTGGGCTGCCCGCCGGCCGTGGAGGACAGCCTGGTGCTGCTGCTCAACCAGGTGTGCGTGTCGCTGGCCCGCCAGCCCGCCGTCCTGGAGCTGCTGTTCCAGACCGGCCCCGCCCAGCAGGGCCCCACCAACATGCTCATCTTCTCCCTGCTGGTGCCCTTCATCCACCGCGACGGCGCCATCGGCCAGCAGGCCCGCGACGCCCTGCTCCTCGTCATGGCCACCTCCGCCAGCAACCAGGCGGTGGCCGGCTACATTGCGGAGAACTCTTACTTCTGTCCG GTGCTGGCCACAGGCTTGAGCGCACTGTACTCGTCCCTGCCGCGGAAGATCGAAGTACGCGGGGACGACTGGCACGCCCTGCGGCGGGAGGACTGGATGGGCGTGTCCTCGCTGGTGCTCTTCATGAACTCCCTGGAGTTCTGCAACGCCGTCATCCAGGTGTCCCACCCCCTGGTCCGCCGCCAGCTGGTCGATTACGTCCACAACGGCTTCCTGGTGCCAGTGATGGGCCCTGCCCTGCATAAG TCCTCCGTAGAGGAGATGATCGCCAGCACAGCCTACCTGGACCTGTTCCTGCGCAGCGTCACGGAAACCGCCCTGCTCAAAACGTTCCTGCGCTTCGTCCTGCTCCATCGCCACGACAACGCCACCATCCTGGACACCCTGCTCACGCGCATCAGCAGCAACTCGCGG CTGTGCATGGTCTCCCTCAGCCTGTTCCGGACTCTGCTGTCCCTCAACTGCGAAGACCTCATGCTGCAGCTCGTCCTCAG GTATCTGCTCCCTTGCACTCACGTGATGCTGAGCCAGAGACGTGCTGTCAGGGAGACGGACTTGTACGCCAAGTCAGCCGACAAGTTCCTCTCCCTCATCCCGGAGTGCTGCCGCCTCGACACGGCGCCCTCTGCTGACCGGGAGGACGACCCTGCACCTTGGGGTAAAG TCCCAGGGAGTCCCAGTGCAGAGTCCCCCGTGCACCCCAAACCCAGCACCCCGTCCCGTCTGGCGCTCTTCATCCGGCAGCAGGGCAGCGGAGGCGGAGTGACGCCCGCGTCTGGCCCTGAGACGACCCCGGGGTCACCGCGGGGCGGCCCcgccacccctctctccccggaCAGCCCCGTGCACCAGGCTGCCGAGGGGCAGGACTCGGGGGAGTCGGGGTATTTGGAATACCTGCGGGACGCGCGCAAGGGGATAGAGCTCTGCGCCTGGGGCTGCAGGGATTGGTCCGCCCCGTACGATGGGGAAAACCCCTCCCCGaactctgcccccctcccccctcctccccctcctgccaACCCTAGTTTCCAGCCGGGTGGCACTAATCACTCATCCTCGGCCTCTGGCCCGGCGAGCGCAGACTccggccagcagagggcagcggTGGTGGCGGCGGCGCGCTCAGAGTGGAGCAGCTCCGACAGAGACAGCGGCGAGTGGGACATCACCATTAGCAAGAACTGCATCAGCCTCACCCCTCGGACCAAGAAGCGCAGCCTGCAGGCGGAAGCGCCCCTCAAACACGCGCCCCTGCCCTCCGCctaccctctccctccctcctcctgctcagcgtcccagcagcccctcccccctgctggcCCCCAAATCCAGCAGGCCCTGTGCAACGGGACGGTGCAAGGGGATGTGTTCCAGGACgggcaggatggagggatggaggtgAAGAAGGTGAAGAGGGACCCGGACGAAGGCGGCTCAACGGCCGACGTGGAGCAGAATGGAGGGGCTAGCGTCTGCCCCCCGGAATCGTGTAACCCTTTAAGGGGTGCGCAGGGGCACGGGGGCGCCAGGGGCGGACAGCAGCAGGGTGTACCTCAGGGGTGTCACAGCCAGCCAGCTCTGCTGCCGCCGCAAGCACCGCCGTCAGCAGCGAGCCCGGCGCCCGTCTCCGCCCCCAGCCTCCCAGAGCAGGCCGTAAGCCGGGGGCTGGAGTCGGTGGAGAGCCTGATCGAGGAGCTCCTGGAGCGGGCACCAGCAGCACCGGGGCCCGGGGACTCGGGCGGCCAGGGCATCAGCATCGAGGCCTTCCACCAGGAGCTGCGCGAGCTGGAGGAGcatgtgagggagaggagggccGCGGCCTGCCTCCCGGAGGAAGGCCCCCGGGACGCTCCCGCCGCCTCCGCCGCCGGTGAGGAGgaccccccgccctcccccctgGACTCTGAGACCAAACCGGAGAGCTCCGCCCCAGAAGTGTTCAGCCCCGCCCGCCCCCTGGGACAGCCCCTCAGTCAGCCCTACACAG GTCCCTTTGTGGCGGTTCTGTTTGCCAAGCTGGAGTGCATGCTCCAGAACTCTCTGTACGTCAACATCCTGCTGACCGGCATCCTGGCACAGCTGGCCTGCTACCCCCAGCCCCTGCTCCGCTCCTTCCTGCTCAACACCAACATGGTCTTTCAGCCCAGCGTCAAGTCGCTCATCCAG GTTCTGGGATCAGTGAAGAACCGGATTGAGGCCTTTGCTGCCACCCAGGAGGACTTCTCGGTCATGCTGAGGAAGGCCCGGCGGTACCTTGTGGCCCGGGGAAAGCTGGAATGGGGCGACTCCATGGCCATGGGCGTGCCGAACCTGCGGCGCTCTGACTCATTGG TGAAGAGCCGGAAGACGTCTCTGGGGGACCTGCTTCTCCGGCACGCCCACAGCCCCACGCGGGCGCGGCAGGCAGCGCAGCTGGCCCTGGCCCACGTGCGGGACGGGGGGCACTCCCTGCACAGCGCCCTGTTCCGGGGTGCCGGTgggggggcggcggcggcgggggcgggcTCCGGGCTCGAGAGGCAGGCCGAGGCCCTGCGCGTGAAGAACGCCGTCTACAGCGCCGTCGTCTTCACCGAGTTCCTCAAGGAGCTGGCCGCCCTGGCGCAGGAGCACGCCGTCGCCATGCCCTTCCCCCGCAGCCAGGGGGCGGAAGAGTGA